The genomic stretch GCATGGTGTCTTCGATTTTCAGCATTTTCGTACTCGCCATAACAAGTTTCACACATTTCAAAGTTTTCCATAGAAGTATATGGACGATCGTATGGAAGTTCCCTAATGATCGTGTATCTTGGTCCACATTGTGTACAATTAATAAAGGGATACTGGTAGCGAAAATCACTCTTATTTCTCATTTCCTCTAAACAATCATCACAGATGGCTGCGTCAACCGGAATGACAAGTTGCGATTTCCCACTTCGCTCACTTGGAATAATAGTAAAATCATCAGCTATAAAACTCGTAATTTCCTTCCATTCACAGAAATCTACTCTTGACAAACGCGGAGCTTCCTTTTGAACTTTATCTATAAAACGAGATAATATCTCAGAGGTAGAATTCATTCGAACATGAACTCCATCCATATTGTTTTGTACAGTCCCTTTTAAATCTAAACTTTTTCCTAATTGATAGATGAATGGACGGAATCCTACTCCTTGTACGCGCCCTCTAATTGTTATTTCATAGCTTCTTTCCACTGATTGTAAGATTTGTTTATCCATGAGATCCACTCATCCATTCCTTCATTTGTCTTTGCAGAAAGCTGAATCATGCTAGATTCTGGATTTATTCCCATTAAATCTTCTAACGCTACCCCTACATCAAAATTTAGATATGGAAGTAAGTCGATTTTATTTAATAGGACAAGCTCTGTTCTTCTAAACATAACTGGATATTTAGGGATTTTATCATTCCCCTCTGGTACACTTAGAATCGCAATTTTATGCTGTTGTCCCAGGTCATAACCAGATGGACATACAAGATTACCTACATTCTCAATAAATAGAATATCAATGTCTTCCAATGGTAGCTCATGTAAAATTTTCGCTATCATTCTAGCATCGAGATGACATCCACCATTCGTATTAATTTGAACGGCATATGCGCCGGAAGTTCGTATGCGCTCAGCGTCCATTTCAGTTGCTAAATCCCCTTCGATTACACCAACCCTATAGATTGAAGGCAATTCTTTTATGGTTTGTTCTAGTATGGTGGTCTTTCCTGCTCCAGGAGAACTCATCAAATTTAAGCAAAAAATATGCTTATCTTTAAGAACACCCCGTACA from Bacillaceae bacterium S4-13-56 encodes the following:
- the hypB gene encoding hydrogenase nickel incorporation protein HypB, giving the protein MTTSKTIQLNEDVLADNNQAAEYVRGVLKDKHIFCLNLMSSPGAGKTTILEQTIKELPSIYRVGVIEGDLATEMDAERIRTSGAYAVQINTNGGCHLDARMIAKILHELPLEDIDILFIENVGNLVCPSGYDLGQQHKIAILSVPEGNDKIPKYPVMFRRTELVLLNKIDLLPYLNFDVGVALEDLMGINPESSMIQLSAKTNEGMDEWISWINKSYNQWKEAMK